A stretch of Treponema vincentii F0403 DNA encodes these proteins:
- a CDS encoding potassium channel family protein, which translates to MDVQQNFAVIGLGEFGIRICEMLAEGGGSVVAFDHDAQAVDRVKKIVPAAMVIDTTDENALRKAPLDDIDVAIVAIGDNKEASILTTTLLKEREIPYIVARAVSPLHAIVLKRVGANRVLKIEEESASRIASELINPEALNSLSITEGYVICEVKVPKFFIGKTLSQIALKEKFNLTLVTIARLELDIDTVGNPLNREVMYEPDDNLELQTGDKLFLFGSSEKIAEFRNV; encoded by the coding sequence ATGGATGTTCAACAAAATTTTGCGGTTATCGGATTAGGTGAATTCGGTATCCGTATTTGCGAAATGCTTGCGGAGGGAGGAGGTTCGGTTGTAGCGTTTGATCATGATGCACAGGCGGTTGATCGGGTAAAAAAAATCGTTCCTGCAGCAATGGTGATCGACACTACCGATGAAAATGCGCTGAGAAAAGCTCCGCTTGACGATATCGATGTCGCTATCGTTGCAATCGGCGATAATAAAGAAGCAAGTATCTTAACAACTACGCTGTTAAAAGAACGGGAAATTCCCTATATTGTAGCCCGTGCCGTTTCGCCGCTCCATGCAATTGTGTTAAAGCGGGTCGGTGCAAACAGAGTATTAAAGATTGAAGAAGAGTCCGCTTCCCGTATTGCAAGCGAACTGATTAATCCCGAAGCGCTCAATTCCCTTTCTATTACCGAAGGCTATGTAATATGCGAAGTAAAAGTGCCCAAGTTTTTTATCGGGAAAACGCTTTCGCAAATTGCCCTCAAAGAAAAATTCAATCTAACGTTAGTCACGATTGCCCGGCTTGAACTCGATATCGATACGGTCGGTAATCCTTTGAACCGCGAAGTAATGTATGAACCCGATGATAATCTTGAATTGCAGACGGGTGATAAGCTATTTCTCTTCGGCAGCAGCGAAAAGATTGCAGAATTTAGAAACGTATAA